The Cricetulus griseus strain 17A/GY chromosome 9, alternate assembly CriGri-PICRH-1.0, whole genome shotgun sequence genome has a segment encoding these proteins:
- the Rdh13 gene encoding retinol dehydrogenase 13 isoform X3, with the protein MEKCEAAAKDIRGETLNPRVRAQHLDLASLKSIREFASKIIEEEERVDILVNNAAVMRCPHWTTEDGFEMQFGVNHLGHFLLTNLLLDKLKASAPSRIINLSSLAHVAGHIDFDDLNWETKKYDTKAAYCQSKLAVVLFTKELSRRLQGSGVTVNALHPGVARTELGRHTGMHNSTFSSFTLGPFFWLLFKSPQLAAQPSTYLAVAEELESVSGKYFDGLREKAPSPEAEDEEVARRLWAESAHLVGLDMAHESPGRGHSLPR; encoded by the exons ATCCCCGTGTACGCGCTCAGCACCTAGACTTGGCTTCCCTCAAGTCCATCCGAGAGTTTGCTAGCAAGATCATCGAAG AGGAGGAGCGAGTGGATATTCTGGTCAACAATGCAGCCGTCATGAGGTGCCCACACTGGACCACTGAGGATGGCTTTGAGATGCAGTTTGGTGTCAACCACCTGG GCCACTTTCTGTTGACAAACTTGCTGTTGGACAAGCTGAAGGCCTCCGCCCCTTCGCGCATCATCAACCTGTCATCCCTGGCTCATGTTGCTGGGCACATAGACTTTGATGACTTGAACTGGGAGACGAAGAAGTATGACACCAAGGCGGCCTACTGCCAGAGCAAGTTGGCTGTTGTCCTCTTCACCAAGGAGCTGAGCCGCCGGCTGCAAG GCTCAGGTGTGACGGTCAATGCTCTGCACCCCGGTGTGGCCAGGACGGAGCTGGGAAGACATACAGGCATGCACAACTCTACCTTCTCCAGCTTCACGCTTG GGCCCTTCTTCTGGCTGCTGTTCAAGAGTCCCCAGTTGGCGGCCCAGCCCAGCACATACCTGGCGGTGGCAGAGGAACTAGAGAGTGTTTCTGGAAAGTACTTTGATGGACTCAGAGAGAAGGCTCCATCTCCTGAGGCTGAAGATGAGGAAGTAGCCCGGAGGCTTTGGGCTGAAAGTGCCCACTTGGTGGGCTTGGACATGGCTCATGAGTCCCCTGGAAGAGGACATTCCCTCCCCAGATAA